The genomic stretch TCCGCCTCAAGCTTTCCATCAAGCGCCTGCAAGCTCGATACAGGGAATAGACGCGGCGACCGTATCGCATGCTGAAGGAGATTTGTCTCCACATGCTTAAGAACGCCAGTGAGCTCTTCTTGATCGGCAGCCAAATCAGCAGCATTCACAAGGAAAAACATTTTGTCCAGCTCAAATTGATCCTTCACCCTGCCAAGCTGCATCAGAAACTGACGGTCTGCTTGGGAGAACGCGTGGTTATAATAGGTTACAAAAAGGACAGCATCGGCATTTTTAATATAGTTAAAAGCTACGCCTGTATGTCTTGCATTTACTGAGTCGGCGCCTGGCGTGTCAACAAGGACAATTCCTTGTGCTGTTAAAGCACAGTCGTAATGAAGATCGATTTCACTAACAAAGCAGGAACGCGCTTCTTCTGCCACAAACCGCTCATATTCCGCTTGATCGACGGACAGCACCTCGCCTAGCAGCGGCTCATGCTCCGACCAGCCAGCTCTCGCGGCGCGCAGGAAGCTGTAATGCGGACGCCCGCCTGCTCCAATCGTATCCGGCGTTAGCTTGTCGATCGCCCGCATGAGTGCTGCCGCATCAGGCAGATGCTCTTCGCCTGCCTTCTCGCCGAGCAGCGCTAAGGAGTAGCGCACATCGTCCAAGATAGCGGCGCGCGACTTCATAACGATGCGCGCCGTACCATGACCGTGCTCAGCCGTAGGTGGCACGAGCCGGTTGATCGCTGCGGTCGTCGGATTTGGCGAGACCGGCAGCACCGGCTCGCCAATCAGCGCATTCGCGAGCGATGATTTGCCGGCGCTGAAGGCGCCGAACAACGCGATGGTGAAGCGGCTGTCCTGCAGCCGCTTCGCCTTGTCGCGCATCGCATGCGCAGCGGCGGCCAGCGCCGGATGCGGTGCCAGCAGCGCAGCAGCATCCGCTAAGCGTGCTGCCGCGCTGTGCTGCTGCGCAAGCGCGGCTCCGCCGGCTAGCGCTCCGCGGCCAGCGTCAGCTTCGAGCCGCGGCTTCACGCGGCTCTTCGCTACAACATCGGGCACTTCAACCGCCGCATATGCGGCCTCTTCGTGCGAAGCATCTGCGCCAGCCGCACGCGGGGCTGGCAGCACAGGCCTAGCCGGCGCTTCAGGCAGCGCGTCTAACAACCGCGCCTTATGCTCTGCATCGCGCTTCGCCAGCGCTTCAAGCGCCTCCAGGGCACCAGCCTGCGCGCGAAGCTCCGCAAGCTGTGCCTGATGCCGAGCGGCGGCGGCTTCGCCTAGTGCCGCTGCATGATCCGCCAGCGCATCGATCAGCTCAAGCGCGCGCTGGCGATAAACCGACTTAACATCCGCGGCTAGGTCGCGGCTAAAGGTCATTGTATATTCGCTGTTGATAACAGCTCCTATCTTCACTCGCCCGATTAGCCATTCCGCATCGGGCAGCCATGCCAGCTTTTGCGCGAGCTCGGCTTCCAGCAGCTCGCTGTCAAAGCCAATACTCTCTGCCTTTGTCCGCAGCAAATGCTTCACATGCCAATCAATGGAAGCGCTGATTAAGCTGTTCAACTCCTCACGGAAAGCGTTCAGGCGTCTCTCCTGCTCCGCCGCAGTCTTCGCCCCTGCAAACAGCAGCCCTGCCTTAAAACCCGGCTTGCGGCTCTCTAGAAACGTCTGCGCCAAATCACGCAGCCCTGCGGGCGTAATATTCGCGTTATCAAGCAGCGACTGCAGCTCTTTACGCAGCTGCGCTCGGTAAACTTCTTTCTCCTCAGCTATCTTGCCTATAGCAGCTGTAAGACGATTCATCTCACCCTTAACTTGTGCAGCCGCCTCTTCCCCGCCAGCCTCCGTAATCAGCCGTTCCCGCTCAGGCTCGCCTTCTTGCTCGCTCCACTTCTCATGAGCGTCTACCAAATGACGCAGGGAGGCATCTACGCTGTACACACATAACGGCTTGCGCAGCGATTTGAGCTGATCCAGCAGCTCTAGCAGCTGCTCCCATTCCTGATGAGGATGCTCAGGCTCGCGCAACGACAAATAAACGATTCCCGCCGGCTCCAAATGCCAAGCGTGAAACGCATCCTCAACGCTTTGCCGATAGCTTGCGAAGGAAAGCTCGCGCTCACGGTGTTTATCAATTTGATTAACGATAAAATATAAGGGCTTGCCCCAATCCTTCAGCTGCTTGGCAAAAGAAAAGTTAATTTCGGATTGTACATGATTATAATCCATAACATAAAAAACGACGTCAGCAAGATGCAGCGCCGATTCTGTAGCCATTCGATGAGCATCATCCGTGGAATCGATGCCAGGAGTGTCCAGCAGCACCGTATGATCGCCTAGCTGGTTGCTTGGATATACAATAGACACGGATGTGAACTGCTCACCATCGACGCAGTAGCGGTCGAGCTCATCAATTGGAACCTCTGCTTTGGAAACTGTACCATTACGAAGGATTTCCACTGCTGCATAAGCCCGCTCGCCGCCGCGGATAGAAACAACGTTCGCGCTCGTTGGTATCGGACTTGAGGGAAGCAGCTTCGTACCGCAGAGACGGTTAATCAAGGTTGACTTGCCTGCCGAAAAATGTCCACAAAAAGCGACAGTAAGCCGACCATCGGTCAGCTTACTGTTCAGCTCCTGTGCTTGCTTTGCATGTAACACATCATCTGCAGCAGCCATTAAGGCTGCTGCCTCGGATATAGCTCCCGCTATGCTTTGCACGGTTGTTTGAGTCATCTGCTTCTCCTTAAACGACTTGCTCTTCTTCAGACGGCATGCAAATTTCAAATACGTTGCCGTGCTGCAAAATCATAATATTACGTTCTTTATCTCTCATAACGACAACTTCAGGCTTAGAGCGCATACGCTCGATGTACTGATCAGGCACTTCGCCAGATCCGCTGACCGTAATTCCTTCCACTAGAAGATCCTCATGCTCCTCAGGTGGAGACTCAAGCACCTGCTCGTAAATATCTGAGAAAAGCTCAAAATTGTTCGTGTAAACGGAAATACAGTTCATCATCATCATCCTTTTTTGGCTAATTTAGGTTGTATAGACTTATTTTTTGTTTTAAACCCCGGCTTCATACGCTGTTTTCCTTCTTTGCACAAATCAAGCAGCGGACATATCGGACATTGCGGATTTTGTGCTTTGCAATGATAGCGGCCGAAAAAGATCAGTCTGTGGTGAGTTAATGTCCACTCATCCCTCGGAACAAGCTTCATCAGCTTCTTCTCCACCTCAAGCACCGAATCATCTGGCTTTGCAAACCCTAACCGCTTGGATACACGATCCACATGAGTATCGACTGCTATGGCCGGCACGCCAAATGCGTTCGACATCACGACATTAGCCGTCTTGCGCCCTACTCCTGGCAGCTCAGTTAGTCCTTCATGGCTGTCAGGTACTTCCCCGTCATATTTATCTATAACGATTCGGCATAGCTTTTGTATATTCGAAGCCTTGCTGCGAAACAAACCGATACGGCGAATATCCTGCTCCAGCTCCTCTAACGGTACGCTCAAATAATCTTCAGGCCGCTTATATTTTTCAAATAAGCCGACTGTCACTTTATTGACCGTTTCATCCGTGCATTGTGCCGAGAGAAGTACGGCTATCGTAAGCTCGAACGGATTGCTATGGATCAGTTCACAGTGCGCATCTGGAAACATACCCGCTATAATATCCAGCACATGACGCATTTTTTGTTTCGCGATCATCGTCCTCTCTCCTATTGAAACACTATCGTTCAAAGTGTAGCGAAATTTGACACGCTTCGCAACCGTAATCAAGCATATTCTAGAAAAAAACTGCCCATATGGGCAGTTTTTTCACAAAAAATAAATATTTTTGGTCTAAATTACTCTTTTTTTACCAAGCTCGTTATTTTACAACTGCAATAGCATTGTTTCTGAAGCTGAAAATGGTAATCGCATCGCCAGCTTTCAAAGCTGATAGCGTTGAAGAATTTCCATTCGCTGTATAGGTCGTTTGGCTCGTCACATTAAAATAATTCCGGTTATCCGCATCCGTTGCTTTCTCGGTCCAAATTTGACCAGTAGTCGCATTGTAGGATGTGAAAATACGACTTTCCCCTACAGCCGCTGTAATCTGTGTTTTGACACTATCCGGCTTCTGAACCTCAACATAATCACCTACAGTCAGTAGGCTGGTTGCTGCGCCCTGCGACGTACCCTTAATAATAGTGAGTCCGGCATCACTATTGTAAG from Paenibacillus sp. FSL H8-0548 encodes the following:
- a CDS encoding dynamin family protein; the encoded protein is MTQTTVQSIAGAISEAAALMAAADDVLHAKQAQELNSKLTDGRLTVAFCGHFSAGKSTLINRLCGTKLLPSSPIPTSANVVSIRGGERAYAAVEILRNGTVSKAEVPIDELDRYCVDGEQFTSVSIVYPSNQLGDHTVLLDTPGIDSTDDAHRMATESALHLADVVFYVMDYNHVQSEINFSFAKQLKDWGKPLYFIVNQIDKHRERELSFASYRQSVEDAFHAWHLEPAGIVYLSLREPEHPHQEWEQLLELLDQLKSLRKPLCVYSVDASLRHLVDAHEKWSEQEGEPERERLITEAGGEEAAAQVKGEMNRLTAAIGKIAEEKEVYRAQLRKELQSLLDNANITPAGLRDLAQTFLESRKPGFKAGLLFAGAKTAAEQERRLNAFREELNSLISASIDWHVKHLLRTKAESIGFDSELLEAELAQKLAWLPDAEWLIGRVKIGAVINSEYTMTFSRDLAADVKSVYRQRALELIDALADHAAALGEAAAARHQAQLAELRAQAGALEALEALAKRDAEHKARLLDALPEAPARPVLPAPRAAGADASHEEAAYAAVEVPDVVAKSRVKPRLEADAGRGALAGGAALAQQHSAAARLADAAALLAPHPALAAAAHAMRDKAKRLQDSRFTIALFGAFSAGKSSLANALIGEPVLPVSPNPTTAAINRLVPPTAEHGHGTARIVMKSRAAILDDVRYSLALLGEKAGEEHLPDAAALMRAIDKLTPDTIGAGGRPHYSFLRAARAGWSEHEPLLGEVLSVDQAEYERFVAEEARSCFVSEIDLHYDCALTAQGIVLVDTPGADSVNARHTGVAFNYIKNADAVLFVTYYNHAFSQADRQFLMQLGRVKDQFELDKMFFLVNAADLAADQEELTGVLKHVETNLLQHAIRSPRLFPVSSLQALDGKLEADSELLKRSGIEEFEQSFLSFIQNDLGRMAIDAAEQDLKRAAATALGWIHSAEGDMASREAELSSLSHAVNEAKSEITALKTGLMPELLRQELSELMYYVVQRIQYRFGEFYNLAFNPASLQDDGRDLRKAIWTSWLELQRLVQLELSQELLATSLRMERGLHTQLQKQFANAAQNLEAYIASYNAVPYAASDLPTPEEPPVWEAAAVDTKLLWSRFKSPRQFFEGEGKSLLRKELEALLAPSLNGWMSEQTAEWISLYEQIWQRAADQAGKQLEEDMLAFESGKRSSLSGSANTSELKQLYNQLIHL
- a CDS encoding NAD/NADP transhydrogenase alpha subunit, which produces MNCISVYTNNFELFSDIYEQVLESPPEEHEDLLVEGITVSGSGEVPDQYIERMRSKPEVVVMRDKERNIMILQHGNVFEICMPSEEEQVV
- the nth gene encoding endonuclease III codes for the protein MIAKQKMRHVLDIIAGMFPDAHCELIHSNPFELTIAVLLSAQCTDETVNKVTVGLFEKYKRPEDYLSVPLEELEQDIRRIGLFRSKASNIQKLCRIVIDKYDGEVPDSHEGLTELPGVGRKTANVVMSNAFGVPAIAVDTHVDRVSKRLGFAKPDDSVLEVEKKLMKLVPRDEWTLTHHRLIFFGRYHCKAQNPQCPICPLLDLCKEGKQRMKPGFKTKNKSIQPKLAKKG